The Pocillopora verrucosa isolate sample1 chromosome 2, ASM3666991v2, whole genome shotgun sequence genome has a segment encoding these proteins:
- the LOC136276764 gene encoding uncharacterized protein, translating into MFISRNQEDTECRFKVALLNTPPYIMSGSLDPGFMYQTIKWFVDMACFSRQASDPTACNMDTIFARSQDEMSNLMKTKQVDFTFPFQANHKIDDDGLPNVTLIRAFVSFGSSLIANLKKCEEESEEQLFASITSQWPILVCMMLLSGVSGILVWLLERRVNKDQFSPLFTAGAPQGFWWAVLSLTTVGYGDVTPKSFLGRIFGIIWVLVGAVMMSLFTGLIISAMHASLDGTKCKDIAGKEVGVLAPFLTTQKVAEEFDAKIIKFDSLQEMLKNLSQGAIGRVLLDHNTALYFLDKFGSKQSRQIRMIRNIHYPMEYYLGHVSHDVTPLATRSPNETNYSEEQRFKRKQELSRCGKNLKELSTDLVAVAKETAKEQLIPAEVLLSANVFLTVLLCAAVQDEHQCICLDSFSFFKA; encoded by the exons atgtttatctcccgaaatcaag AGGATACAGAG TGCAGGTTCAAAGTCGCTTTGCTGAACACTCCTCCTTACATCATGAGTGGAAGTCTCGATCCAGGATTTATGTACCAAACCATTAAATGGTTTGTGGACATGGCTTGCTTTAGTAGACAAGCAAGCGACCCAACAGCTTGCAATATGGATACCATCTTTGCGCGAAGTCAAGATGAAATGTCAAATCTAATGAAAACCAAGCAAGTGgatttcacttttccctttcAAGCTAACCATAAGATAGACGATGATGGACTGCCTAATGTCACACTGATCCGAGCATTTGTGTCATTTGGCAGTTCTCTAATAGCAAACTTAAAGAAGTGTGAGGAAGAATCAGAGGAACAGCTGTTTGCATCTATTACGTCACAATGGCCAATTCTGGTTTGTATGATGTTACTGTCAGGAGTTTCAGGAATACTTGTATGGCTTTTG GAACGCAGAGTTAACAAAGACCAGTTTTCACCTTTGTTTACGGCTGGTGCGCCTCAAGGATTTTGGTGGGCCGTGCTCTCCCTCACAACAGTGGG GTACGGTGACGTAACTCCAAAGTCCTTTCTTGGCCGTATATTTGGCATTATCTGGGTTCTGGTGGGAGCAGTTATGATGTCATTGTTCACAGGCTTAATAATCAGTGCCATGCACGCCTCCCTTGATGGCACAAAATGCAAAGATATTGCTGGTAAAGAG GTTGGTGTCTTAGCTCCTTTTCTTACAACCCAAAAAGTTGCTGAAGAGTTTGATGCAAAGATCATCA AGTTTGACTCTCTTCAAGAAATGCTAAAAAATCTTAGCCAAGGAGCAATTGGAAGAGTATTGTTAGATCATAACACAGCATTGTACTTTCTGGATAAATTTGGTTCGAAACAAAGCAGACAAATTCGAATGATACGTAACATCCATTATCCGATGGAGTATTATCTGGGGCATGTAAGCCATGACGTCACACCACTTGCAACAAGGTCACCAAATGAAACCAATTACTCCGAGGAGCAacgatttaaaagaaaacaagaactgtCCAGGTGCGggaagaatttaaaagaattatcTACAGACTTGGTCGCGGTTGCTAAGGAAACTGCAAAAGAGCAACTTATTCCTGCTGAGGTACTTCTAAGTGCAAATGTTTTTCTAACTGTTCTCTTATGTGCGGCCGTTCAGGATGAACACCAGTGCATTTGCCTTGActcctttagtttttttaaggcttaa
- the LOC136279198 gene encoding uncharacterized protein isoform X2: MFRVTIGFILVLVCFVTLPAISYSSHKSKLVRRAREIRQERQTRELRQAHSNDTKCRYKMALLDVPPYIMNTANNKSNRGILYDTLKYAVNHACFKEETYTKSHLKCSQDPISVGNYDEMIKLIKEKQVDFAFPIRSDMKAKLTTETNVTLIRAFVSSGCSLIVNTKLCEQDSRKQLMTSITSQWPILDCIILLSGISGVIIWLFEHRANETYFSPSFTIGSPQGFWWAVVSLTTVGYGDKIPGSIPGRLFSIIWILVGAILLSLFTAMVTNAMNTALDGSKCKDISGKEVGVFIKNTDTKIVAKQYDAKIIEFRSLQEMQEKLSEGTIGRVLVDRNTAFYFLDKSGLKMNRQIRMIRNIDYPMDYYLVHVYTGPVNVTNDTDPEIVKRKKVVECGPALKKFSTILRGESKLASGALIPAELQTAALFDQMDGLFSSGSEITRFILFSLLGIFLGLVIIGVFWEGLNSCNLAILKTKDMHKCDQGSEEDHPGHFNRKKFVVENFQGFENRLKELSNDLQKIKKDFAKALLIQESDAPHETLLQ, translated from the exons ATGTTCAGAGTCACGATTGGATTCATCTTAGTTCTGGTTTGCTTCGTTACTTTGCCCGCTATTAGTTATTCAAGTCATAAATCGAAATTAGTCCGTCGGGCCCGTGAGATCAGGCAAGAGCGACAAACGCGTGAACTCCGTCAGGCGCATTCTAACGACACCAAATGCCGATACAAAATGGCTCTTTTGGACGTGCCTCCATATATAATGAACACAGCTAATAACAAGTCAAATAGAGGGATTCTGTACGATACGCTCAAGTACGCTGTAAATCACGCTTGTTTTAAGGAAGAAACGTACACGAAATCTCATCTGAAATGCTCCCAGGATCCAATATCTGTAGGTAACTACGACGAGATGATCAAACTGATTAAAGAAAAGCAAGTGGATTTTGCTTTTCCTATTCGGTCCGACATGAAAGCTAAGCTGACGACTGAAACCAATGTCACGCTCATCCGGGCATTTGTCTCATCCGGGTGTTCATTGATAGTGAATACAAAGTTATGCGAGCAGGATTCTCGGAAACAGTTGATGACTTCCATCACGTCACAATGGCCGATATTGGATTGTATCATACTTTTGTCAGGAATATCTGGGGTTATCATTTGGCTTTTT GAACATAGAGCAAATGAAACGTACTTTTCACCATCGTTTACAATTGGATCGCCTCAGGGGTTCTGGTGGGCAGTGGTATCACTTACAACAGTAGG GTATGGTGACAAAATACCAGGGTCGATTCCTGGACGGTTATTTAGCATAATTTGGATCCTTGTTGGAGCGATATTGTTATCGCTGTTCACTGCCATGGTCACAAATGCTATGAACACTGCTCTGGATGGCTCAAAATGCAAAGATATCAGCGGTAAAGAG GTTGGCGTGTTCATCAAAAATACTGATACGAAAATTGTGGCAAAGCAGTACGACGCAAAGATAATTG AGTTTAGAAGCCTGCAAGAGATGCAAGAAAAACTCAGCGAAGGAACCATCGGAAGAGTCCTTGTCGATCGAAACACTGCATTTTACTTCCTCGATAAATCCGGACTGAAAATGAACAGGCAGATCCGAATGATTCGCAATATCGATTATCCGATGGATTATTACTTGGTGCACGTATACACAGGACCAGTGAACGTTACAAACGACACCGATCCAGAaattgtcaaaagaaaaaaagtggtGGAATGTGGACCAGCATTAAAGAAGTTTTCCACAATATTGCGCGGAGAAAGTAAATTGGCCTCAGGTGCCCTGATACCGGCAGAACTGCAG acgGCTGCCTTATTTGATCAAATGGATGGTTTATTCTCAAGTGGCTCAGAAATAACCCGGTTTATCTTATTTAGTCTTCTTGGGATATTCCTCGGACTTGTCATCATTGGGGTGTTTTGGGAGGGCTTAAATTCTTGTAATCTCGCGATTCTAAAGACGAAAG ATATGCACAAGTGTGACCAAGGAAGCGAGGAAGATCATCCAGGCCACTTTAACAGGAAGAAATTCGTGGTGGAGAATTTTCAGGGTTTTGAAAATAGACTCAAAGAATTATCCAACGACTTGCAGAAGATTAAAAAAGACTTTGCTAAAGCTCTCTTAATCCAGGAAAGTGATGCACCTCATGAAACACTGCTGCAATAA
- the LOC136279198 gene encoding uncharacterized protein isoform X1: protein MPIAGIGEFNMFRVTIGFILVLVCFVTLPAISYSSHKSKLVRRAREIRQERQTRELRQAHSNDTKCRYKMALLDVPPYIMNTANNKSNRGILYDTLKYAVNHACFKEETYTKSHLKCSQDPISVGNYDEMIKLIKEKQVDFAFPIRSDMKAKLTTETNVTLIRAFVSSGCSLIVNTKLCEQDSRKQLMTSITSQWPILDCIILLSGISGVIIWLFEHRANETYFSPSFTIGSPQGFWWAVVSLTTVGYGDKIPGSIPGRLFSIIWILVGAILLSLFTAMVTNAMNTALDGSKCKDISGKEVGVFIKNTDTKIVAKQYDAKIIEFRSLQEMQEKLSEGTIGRVLVDRNTAFYFLDKSGLKMNRQIRMIRNIDYPMDYYLVHVYTGPVNVTNDTDPEIVKRKKVVECGPALKKFSTILRGESKLASGALIPAELQTAALFDQMDGLFSSGSEITRFILFSLLGIFLGLVIIGVFWEGLNSCNLAILKTKDMHKCDQGSEEDHPGHFNRKKFVVENFQGFENRLKELSNDLQKIKKDFAKALLIQESDAPHETLLQ, encoded by the exons ATGCCGATAGCAGGAATTGGAG AATTCAATATGTTCAGAGTCACGATTGGATTCATCTTAGTTCTGGTTTGCTTCGTTACTTTGCCCGCTATTAGTTATTCAAGTCATAAATCGAAATTAGTCCGTCGGGCCCGTGAGATCAGGCAAGAGCGACAAACGCGTGAACTCCGTCAGGCGCATTCTAACGACACCAAATGCCGATACAAAATGGCTCTTTTGGACGTGCCTCCATATATAATGAACACAGCTAATAACAAGTCAAATAGAGGGATTCTGTACGATACGCTCAAGTACGCTGTAAATCACGCTTGTTTTAAGGAAGAAACGTACACGAAATCTCATCTGAAATGCTCCCAGGATCCAATATCTGTAGGTAACTACGACGAGATGATCAAACTGATTAAAGAAAAGCAAGTGGATTTTGCTTTTCCTATTCGGTCCGACATGAAAGCTAAGCTGACGACTGAAACCAATGTCACGCTCATCCGGGCATTTGTCTCATCCGGGTGTTCATTGATAGTGAATACAAAGTTATGCGAGCAGGATTCTCGGAAACAGTTGATGACTTCCATCACGTCACAATGGCCGATATTGGATTGTATCATACTTTTGTCAGGAATATCTGGGGTTATCATTTGGCTTTTT GAACATAGAGCAAATGAAACGTACTTTTCACCATCGTTTACAATTGGATCGCCTCAGGGGTTCTGGTGGGCAGTGGTATCACTTACAACAGTAGG GTATGGTGACAAAATACCAGGGTCGATTCCTGGACGGTTATTTAGCATAATTTGGATCCTTGTTGGAGCGATATTGTTATCGCTGTTCACTGCCATGGTCACAAATGCTATGAACACTGCTCTGGATGGCTCAAAATGCAAAGATATCAGCGGTAAAGAG GTTGGCGTGTTCATCAAAAATACTGATACGAAAATTGTGGCAAAGCAGTACGACGCAAAGATAATTG AGTTTAGAAGCCTGCAAGAGATGCAAGAAAAACTCAGCGAAGGAACCATCGGAAGAGTCCTTGTCGATCGAAACACTGCATTTTACTTCCTCGATAAATCCGGACTGAAAATGAACAGGCAGATCCGAATGATTCGCAATATCGATTATCCGATGGATTATTACTTGGTGCACGTATACACAGGACCAGTGAACGTTACAAACGACACCGATCCAGAaattgtcaaaagaaaaaaagtggtGGAATGTGGACCAGCATTAAAGAAGTTTTCCACAATATTGCGCGGAGAAAGTAAATTGGCCTCAGGTGCCCTGATACCGGCAGAACTGCAG acgGCTGCCTTATTTGATCAAATGGATGGTTTATTCTCAAGTGGCTCAGAAATAACCCGGTTTATCTTATTTAGTCTTCTTGGGATATTCCTCGGACTTGTCATCATTGGGGTGTTTTGGGAGGGCTTAAATTCTTGTAATCTCGCGATTCTAAAGACGAAAG ATATGCACAAGTGTGACCAAGGAAGCGAGGAAGATCATCCAGGCCACTTTAACAGGAAGAAATTCGTGGTGGAGAATTTTCAGGGTTTTGAAAATAGACTCAAAGAATTATCCAACGACTTGCAGAAGATTAAAAAAGACTTTGCTAAAGCTCTCTTAATCCAGGAAAGTGATGCACCTCATGAAACACTGCTGCAATAA
- the LOC136279139 gene encoding uncharacterized protein yields the protein MHVPTLRLVLCLMVCCDLWLASSQKLQLDSIDQSELVRKAREIRQHRQVRQTRQPRQEQDKETKCKFKFALLDFPPYIMNQSMNKGFMYQTLTWFVDMACFGREATDPIACKMVPVFVQNQDEMVKLIKNGSVDFGFPILSDAKQKLTGLGSVTLIRAFVSSGCSMIVNLKQCEAESREQLLTSITSQWPILACIILLSGISGVIIWLLEHRSNAAQFSPSFTIGSPEGFWWAVVSLTTVGYGDKTPKTLCGRAFGIMWILIGAIMLSLFTALFTNAMQASLDGTRCRDIGGKKVGVSNKNPETHIVAKELDADFVQFKNLDEMQKNLSRGTIGRVMVDRNTAFHFLDKSGLKRNRQIRMIRNIDYPMEYYLAHVSHYVMGSPNDTNNFDDEVFERKTQLSACGESLKELSADVVAVAKDTAKEQLIPAELQTADLSDEMEGLFSTGSQMTKFILFALLGIFAFLLVIGKLWEVYTNCKPTVRKKRKGLIPSSRKMSMMQNFLDLEERLKDITSDLQKLKEEFEGATNGLSPVGSPEYSRSKERSFFNNMLDLNGKSKNTETIL from the exons ATGCATGTTCCAACTCTTCGATTGGTCCTATGTCTAATGGTTTGCTGCGATTTATGGCTTGCCAGCAGCCAAAAGCTCCAACTTGATTCAATCGATCAATCGGAATTAGTGCGCAAAGCCCGTGAAATTAGGCAACATCGTCAAGTTCGCCAAACGCGTCAACCTCGTCaggaacaagataaagaaacgaaatgcaaattcaaatttgccCTGCTGGATTTTCCTCCTTACATAATGAACCAAAGTATGAACAAAGGATTTATGTATCAAACCCTAACATGGTTTGTGGACATGGCTTGCTTTGGTAGAGAAGCAACAGACCCCATAGCTTGCAAAATGGTACctgtatttgttcaaaatcaagacgagatggtgaaattgattaaaaatgggtcagttgattttggttttccaaTTCTATcggatgcaaaacaaaaacttacgggTCTAGGCAGTGTGACACTCATCCGGGCATTTGTATCATCGGGGTGTTCAATGATtgtgaacttaaagcagtgcgAAGCAGAGTCACGGGAACAGTTATTGACTTCCATTACGTCACAATGGCCGATATTGGCTTGTATCATATTGCTGTCAGGGATATCTGGAGTGATCATTTGGCTCTTG GAACACCGTTCAAACGCGGCTCAGTTTTCACCCTCGTTCACGATAGGATCACCAGAAGGCTTTTGGTGGGCAGTGGTATCACTTACAACAGTAGG GTACGGTGATAAGACGCCTAAAACCCTCTGTGGACGTGCATTTGGTATAATGTGGATCCTGATAGGAGCAATAATGTTGTCGCTGTTCACCGCCTTATTTACAAATGCTATGCAAGCTTCCCTGGATGGTACGAGATGTAGGGACATTGGTGGCAAAAAG GTGGGTGTGTCCAACAAGAATCCTGAAACGCATATAGTTGCTAAGGAGCTGGATGCAGACTTTGTCC AGTTCAAAAACCTGGacgaaatgcaaaaaaatcttAGCCGAGGAACAATTGGAAGAGTAATGGTGGATCGCAATACTGCCTTTCACTTTCTGGATAAATCTGGTTTAAAACGAAACAGGCAGATCCGAATGATTCGTAACATTGATTATCCAATGGAATATTACCTGGCTCACGTgagccattacgtaatggggTCACCGAATGACACGAACAATTTTGATGACGAAGTATTTGAGAGAAAAACTCAGCTTTCGGCTTGCGGGGAAAGCCTGAAAGAGTTATCAGCGGATGTGGTTGCAGTTGCAAAAGACACTGCCAAAGAGCAACTTATCCCTGCCGAATTACAG ACAGCGGATTTGTCCGATGAAATGGAAGGGTTATTCTCCACTGGCTCACAAATgaccaaatttattttatttgccttattggGAATATTTGCCTTCCTATTAGTCATCGGCAAACTATGGGAAGTCTACACCAACTGTAAGCCAACGGTACGcaagaagagaaaag GGCTGATTCCTAGCAGCAGGAAGATGTCAATGATGCAAAACTTCTTAGATTTGGAGGAGCGTCTAAAAGACATAACGTCTGATCTACAAAAGTTAAAAGAGGAATTTGAAGGTGCCACGAACGGTTTGTCTCCTGTGGGCAGTCCTGAATACTCAAGATCAAAAGAACGctcattttttaataatatgcTTGATCTGAATGGAAAGAGtaaaaatactgaaacaatACTATAA